In the genome of Bremerella sp. JC817, the window CGCCTTGTTCCAATAGCTTCGTTCGCCAACGACCAACGAATTACTCAGGCCATCGGTCACATCACGGAACTTGATGTGGCTCACCTGGAACATGAAGCCGCCGTAGTCACCAAGGTCGTCCGAGCTCGATCGATAACCACCGGCCGAATCGGCTCCCTGGACCGCGACATAGTTCGACATTCCCTGATCGTTCCGTTCTGGATTCAGGTCAGGCCCCGTGTCGGACGGGCAGCGGAACGCATTGAGCACCGTTTGTGTGTACGTGTTCGGATCGCGCGGGATTCGCTCGTGCGCGACCTCCATCACGTTATAAAGGTTCTCTTGTTCCAACTGCGGTAGGATCATCGATCCCCAGCCCCAGCCTCGGTTGTAGTAGTCCGGGTCACGATAATAGGCCGCCGGCAATCCGCCGAAGACATCGTGATAGTTGTGCAGTGCCAGACCGATCTGTTTGAAGTTGTTCTGACATTGCATTCGTCTTCCAGCCTCACGTGCTTGTTGCACCGCAGGCAGAAGCAAAGCGATCAGAATCCCAATGATGGCGATCACCACCAGTAACTCGACCAAAGTGAAGGCACTTCGTAAGCGACTTCCAGGAACGGGACGTTTCATTACCGAGTGCTCCGATACGTTAAAGAATAAGGCCGATAGTATTGCTTTCTGAACCAACTGATGGGGAGGATTTGAACGAGGGACCCGTTCGCGAAGGGCTATGGAGAAGCGACCGACACAGGCGAACGGGCGGCCCCACCTCGGCGCCAATCGGCGACACCTTTCGCTTCACCCGTCTCGAGATTGACGACGATCCCGTGGGCCGACCCTTGTCGCCAAACCGTGCGGTCTTCGGCATCGTGTCCCATTGCTTTCAACTCGGGACGAATGGTGTCGAACACATCTTCGTCGACCGTTTCAAATTGGATCGTGTCGGGGAACCATTGATGATGGAAGCGAGGGCCATCGATAGCATCTTCCAGCGAACGCCCCAGCATGAGCGTTTGCACCAGGATCTCAGTGACGGTGTTGATGATCGTCCGGCCGCCTGGGCTGCCGACGACCAGTTTGACCTGGCCATCTTCGCGAACGATCATTGGCGACTGCGAACTAAGCATCCGTTTGCCAGGCGCCAACTGGTTCGGCAAGGTACCAATATCGCCGTCGCGATTGGTGGTGCCGGGGTACCAGTTGAAGTCCCCCATCTCGTTGTTCAGCAGGATGCCCGTTCCCTTCACAACAATCCGGCAACCAAAGGTTCCTTCCAGCGTGTAGGTGTTGCTGACCGCCATTCCATCTTTGTCGATCACCGAGAAGTGGGTTGTTTCCATGCTCTCGGCTGGCCCTTCGCTCAAAGCAATCGAGCCCGCAATTGATTCGCTGGGCGTTGCCTGATTGGGATCGATGGTGGCTGCCAGTTTCTCGGCGAAAGCCTTCGATTGAAGGTGATCAGGAACCGAGACGAAGTCCGAATCCCCCAGCCAGGCCGCACGCTCGCGAAAGGCCCGCCGCATCACTTCGGTCATCAGATGAATCTGTTTGGTCGTCCAGTACTGCTGGGTATCTTTCGGAAGGTCGAGTGCCTGCAGCATTTGCATTTGCATCAAAACCACCGTGCCGCCAGACGAAGGCAGGGGTGCGCCGTACAGCGTGTAGTCGCCGATCTTTGCGTGCATCGCAGGACGCACCTGAGCGGTATACTGCTTCAAGTCTTTCCGTGTCATCAGACCACCACCCGTCTCCGATTCTTTGGCGATCTGCTCCGCGATTTCTCCTTCGTAAAAGACCTGGGAGCCTTGCTCGGCGATCAAAGACAATGACTTGGCCAAGTCGGACTGAACCAGTCGATCGCCTGCCTTCCACAAGCTGCCATCCGGCTTGCCATATACCCGGCGGAATTCGGCAAAGCGCGG includes:
- a CDS encoding DUF1559 domain-containing protein; translation: MKRPVPGSRLRSAFTLVELLVVIAIIGILIALLLPAVQQAREAGRRMQCQNNFKQIGLALHNYHDVFGGLPAAYYRDPDYYNRGWGWGSMILPQLEQENLYNVMEVAHERIPRDPNTYTQTVLNAFRCPSDTGPDLNPERNDQGMSNYVAVQGADSAGGYRSSSDDLGDYGGFMFQVSHIKFRDVTDGLSNSLVVGERSYWNKAPERPWLGAQWVGVTYNAGYAGVMRCLWNNDDYQLNGEASWAFASNHPGGVQFLLGDGAVKFLPETIDGTTLIRLAQRNDGEVIGSF
- the ggt gene encoding gamma-glutamyltransferase, with protein sequence MSFPRNLIFVAVWVASITTVVSPCITQAQDIKRPPREPVDVAEGTQGVVVSDTKAASEIGSSLLAKGGNAVDAAIGVAFALEVTWPEAGNIGGGGFMLVAPPDEEVMCINYREKAPANVDPHSFSEWTQHRHIRMAGVPGTVRGMSLAHEKYGKLPWAEIIAPSIALARDGIEVDAYLAYSLNSVLTLGYIQSEPRFAEFRRVYGKPDGSLWKAGDRLVQSDLAKSLSLIAEQGSQVFYEGEIAEQIAKESETGGGLMTRKDLKQYTAQVRPAMHAKIGDYTLYGAPLPSSGGTVVLMQMQMLQALDLPKDTQQYWTTKQIHLMTEVMRRAFRERAAWLGDSDFVSVPDHLQSKAFAEKLAATIDPNQATPSESIAGSIALSEGPAESMETTHFSVIDKDGMAVSNTYTLEGTFGCRIVVKGTGILLNNEMGDFNWYPGTTNRDGDIGTLPNQLAPGKRMLSSQSPMIVREDGQVKLVVGSPGGRTIINTVTEILVQTLMLGRSLEDAIDGPRFHHQWFPDTIQFETVDEDVFDTIRPELKAMGHDAEDRTVWRQGSAHGIVVNLETGEAKGVADWRRGGAARSPVSVASP